A window of Dysidea avara chromosome 1, odDysAvar1.4, whole genome shotgun sequence genomic DNA:
tgatctctctacagggtgacttgtttctaactgaactctctacaggtgatttgtttgtagctgaactctctacatgatggtttcgttgtagctgaactctctacaaggtaacttattctacctgatctttttacactgcatatttgtttgtagctgagttttctacagggtgatttgtttgcagctgaactctctacatgggagtttcattgtcgctgaactctctacaatgtgacttcttctagctgaactctctacagggtgacttgtttctagctgaactctctacaggtgatttgtttgcagctgaactctctacatggtggtttctttgtagctgaactctctacaaggtaacttcttctagccgatctttctacaaggtgattgagttttttgcagctgaactctttacatggtggttgctttgtagctgaactctctaaaaggtgacttcttctagctgaactctctacaggatgatttgtttgcagctgaactctctacgtggtagtttctttgtagctgaactctctacaatgtgacttcttctagctgaactctctacagggtgacttgtttttagctgatctctctacagggtgacttgtttctagttgaactctctacaggtgatttgtttgcagctgaactctctacagggtgatttgtttgcagctgaattctctacagggtgatttatttgcagcttaactctctacaaggtgacttcttctagctgaactctctacagagtgattgattttttttgcagctgaactctctacatggtggtttctttgtaacttaactctctacagggtgatttgtttgtagctgaactctctacagggtgatctgttcatagctgaactccctataaggtagcttcttctagctaatctttctacagggcgatttgtttgtagctgagttctctacagggtgatttgtttgcagctgaactctacatggtagtttctttgtagctctacaatgtgacttcttctagctgaacactctacaaggtgacttgtttctagctgatctctctacagggtgacttgtttctagctgaactctctacaggtgatttgtttgcagctgaactctctacaaggtaacttcttctagccgatctttctacaaggtgattgagttttttgcagctgaactctttacatggtggttgctttgtagctgaactctctgaaaggtgacttcttctagctgaactttctacaggatgatttgtttgcagctgaactctctacgtggtagtttctttgtagctgaactctctacaatgtgacttcttctagctgaactctctacagggtgacttgtttttagctgatctctctacagggtgacttgtgtctagctgaactctctacaggtgatttgtttgcagctgaactctctacagggtgatttgtttgctgctgaattctctacagggtgatttatttgcagcttaactctttacaaggtgacttcttctagctgaactctctacagagttattgattttttttgcagctgaactctctacatggtggtttctttgtaactgaactctctacagggagatttgtttgtagctgaactctctacagggtgatctgttcatagctgaactccctatgaggtagcttcttctagctgatgtatctacagggtcactagtttgtagctgaattctctacatggtggtttctttgtaactgaactatctacaagatgacatcttctagctgatctttcaactatctacaaggtaacttcttatagctgatctttcaacagggtgatttgtttgtaactgaactctctacaagaaaacttcttctaactgatgtctgaacagagtgaattgtttgtagctgaactctctacagggtgatttgtttgtagctgatctctatacaggttacttatttctaactgatctcttgaattctgttcagggtgactgctctattaggatgactgctgtattagagtatctcgatctcgcacttgctacaccaagttggatttcgtgttataactccgtggctttaagtctgattcttctacaccattgaagagcctttctaagatgataactccatctgtacagcgattttcaaagcattaccccaagtggtttatctggtaggcgtggcaagcataataataataataaaaaaattagctaatctcgattgcgtaattgttacacactgttgattttttcgctgtaacttcctggtttttagctcgatttctttcaaaccacagaaggtttgaggttcaatagttaacctattcacccaccgattttcagcttcttcccatacgcggtttaccctgtaagcgtgacaacatattggtgttatttttcgtgcataatcgctcataactctttgcctgtttatggtattccagccaaagttggtaccgagatgcgcctttataccccccttctgtgtgccaaatttcaaggcaatcggataacgcgttcgcgttttatagcagtttttgtaagtgtgcgaaaagaggaagaaaaataagaagaaaaagaaaaaaaacgaagaaactacagtaagccaatttttgaagtcgcatatctcaggaatgcctgaagcgatttcgctcaaatttagaatgtggagtactgaagttggaggaaatgtacacagcaaaagttgtcttgtttcatcaaggcagcacagagctacggaggtgcggaaattgcgttttctttcttcctgtcaatattttcacggggttgcgcgccggcttcttgggccgcacgacacactaccgtgtgtcttgatatatatatatatatatatatatatatatatatatatatatatatatataccttgaTGTTATTATAACACATAGTGTGTCTTCATAATTTCAGCTATACAACACACACCAACTTAACTACGTAGTCTACCTAGTTCATGTGTATGCACTCGCAAcattaatatctaatccaaaacagccaagctgtaaaaaaagtgtgcggccctcagaaaggctatggtgaaaaaagatgtgaaatccaaggtggcggccaagaaatggctgtgatggtaggttaatggtgaaaattttaataacaacaattcaggtgaatttggtgccgcttggtcttggcacaaaaattcacctgaattgtcgttattaaaatttttaccattaacctaccatcacagccatttcttggccgtcaccttggatttcacatcttttttcaccatagcctttctgagggccgcacactttttttacagcttggctgttttggattagatttcatttctttttgtatttgtataccccaaagccggcctatggccagctttgggatttttttaacctatgtttttctctttactacaggaagaagaaaagatgaagtagatgtactttaaatattttatcagtaaatgtacaaattatatatactgtataatacatatgtgaccggatttgcaaaaaggggtcttccacacacatccaatttgccaattttgacaattgataacttcagattggaaagagctattgcctggAAATTTGGGCAGtcgtgagcaccactatagctgaatacatggtgaaattttcaggttaatatgttacttgaacactgagttatggtctccaacgtttacggaattggatgtgtgtggaagaccccttttcgcaaatccggtcacatatattgattacagaaatctccatggtggtttctttgtaactgaacactctacaaggtgacttcttctaattgctctctctacagggtgatttgtttgtagctgaactatctacatggtggtttctttgtagctgaactctctacaaggtaatttcttctagctgatctctctacagggagatttgtttgtagctgaactatctacaaggtaacttcttatagctgatctctctacagggtgatttgttcgtagttgaattctgtacaggtgatttgtttgcagctgagctctttacaaaatggtttctttgtagctgaactttctccaaggtaacttcttctaactgatctttctacagggtgatttgtttgtagctgaactatctacaaggtaatttcttctagctgatctctctacagggtgatttgtttgtagctgaattctgtacaagtgatttgtttgcaactgagctctttacagaatggtttctttgtagctgaactctctacagggtgatttgtttgtagctgaaatccctacaaggtaacttcttctagctgatctctctacagggtgatttgtttgtaactgaactctctacaggtgatttgtttgtagctgaactctctacaaggtgatacttctaggtgatctctctacaggattccttgtttctaactgaactctcaacagggtgatctgttcatagctgaactttctactgggtgatttgtttgcagctgaactctctaaatggtggtttctttgtagctgaactctctacaatgtgacttcttctagctgaactctctacaaggtgacttgtttctagctgatctctctacagggtgacttgtttctagctgaactctctacaggatgatttgtttgcagctgaactctctacgtggtagtttctttgtagctgaactctctacaatgtgacttcttctagctgaactctctacaaggtgacttcttctagctgaactctctacagagtgattgatttttttgcagctgaactctctacatggtggtttctttgtaacttaactctctacagggtgatttgtttgtagctgaactctctacagggtgatctgttcatagctgaactccctataaggtagcttcttctagctaatctttctacagggcgatttgtttgtagctgagttctctacagggtgatttgtttgcagctgaactctacatggtagtttctttgtaactctacaatgtgacttcttctagctgaactctctacaaggtgacttgtttctagctgatctctctacatggtgacttgtttctagctgaactctctacaggtgatttgtttgcagctgaactctctacatgatttatttctttgtaactgaactccctgcaaggtgacttcttctagctgatctctgaacaaggagatttgtttgtagattaactctctacaggtgatttgtttgcagctgaactctctacatgatggtttctttgtagctgaactctctacaaggtaatttcttctagctgatctctctaaaggccgatttgtttgtagctgaactctctacatgatggtttctttgtagctgaactctctacaaggtgatttcttctatagctgatctttctacagggtgatttgtttgtagttgaactctgtacatgatagattctttgtagctgaactctctacaaggtgatttcttctatagctgatctttctacagggtgatttgtttgtagctgaactatctacatgatggtttctttgtagctgaactctctacaaggtagcttcttctagctgatctctctacaggataatttgtttgtacctgaactctcacatgattgtttctttgaagctgaactctctacaaggtgatttcttctagctgatctttctacagggtgatttgtttgtagcagaactctctacaaggaaacttcttctagctgatctctctacagggagatttgtttgtagctgaactctctatacatgatttgtttgtggctgaattctctacatgatggtttctttgtagctgaactctctacaaggtaacttcttctagctgatctctttacagggtgaattgtttgtagctgaacgatctacaaggtaacttcttcttacttatctctctacagggtgatttgtttgtagctgaactttctacaaggaaacctcttttaactgagctctgtacagggtgaattgtttgtagctgaactatctacaaggtaacttcttctagctgatctctctacagggtgatttgtttgtagctgaattctgtataggtgatttgtttgcagctgagctctttacagaatggtttctttgtagctgaactctctacaaggtaacttcttctagctgatgtatctacagggtcactagtttctagctgaattctctacatggtggtttctttgtaactgaactatctacaaggtgacatcttctagctgatctttcaacagggtgatttgtttgtaactgaactctctacaagaaaacttcttctaactgatgtctgaacagagtgaattgtttgtagctgaactctctacagggtgatttgtttatagctgatctctatacaggttacgtatttctaactgatctcttgaattctgttcagggtgactgctctattaggatgactgctgtattagagtatctcgatctcgcacttgctacaccaagttggatttcgtgttataactccgtggctttaagtctgattcttctacaccattgaagagcctttctaagatgataactccatctgtacagcgattttcaaagcattacctcaagtggtttatctggtaggcgtggcaagcataataataataataataataaaatataaaaaaattaaaaattagctaatctcgattgcataattgttacacactgttgattttttcgctgtatcttcctggtttttagctcgatttctttcaaaccacaaaaggtttgaggttcaatagttaacctattcacccaccgattttcagcttcttcccatacgcggtttaccctgtaggcgtgacaacatattggtgttatttttcgtgcatactcgctcataactctttgcctgtttatggtattccagccaaagttggtacctagatgcgcctttataccccccttctgtgtgccaaattgcaaggcaatcggataacgcgttcgcattttatagcagtttttgtaagtgtgcgaaaagaggaagaaaaataagaagaaaaaaaaaacgaagaaactaagccaatttttgaagtcgcatatctcaggaatgcctgaagcgatttcgctcaaatttggaatgtgtagtactgaagttggagggaatgtacacagcaaaatttgtctggtttcatcaaggcagcacagagctacggaggtgcgaaaattgcgttttctttcttcctgtcaatatactcacggggttgcgcgccggcttcttgggccgcacgacacactaccgtgtgtcttgatattgctACAATATGTATTGTTACCAGAAATGATTAACACCACATAGAGTTATTATAGTAGGCTCTGcactattaaattttttgtAATGATATATATTACTTTCATTTCACTTGTATGTTTTATCCTTTTGTAATTAATTGAGGTAGCTGTTACTGTAGCTACAGAAgtggctacatacaaaataaattactacagtattagctacaGACATACCATAGCAACATATATTGTTTAATGtactcaggggtggatccaggacctggcaaggggaggagcacaaacaggccaagttgtaggtaTTTGGGGAgacccagattctcttgttgGTTGCTGTacttttgaagcagcaaataatacacctcttagtagtatctcactgttgatttttactattttggcttttgcagatggttgtgaaatcGTAAAggttgtttaaaaggctcttaatgtcttaaacaacagcaacacaataactatttttagaggtgcttagtacgcacgaagttctgggtgacaatttcatagttaGTTTGACCTTGATTCGCTTTgctttcaggtgaatttgtaatagaTGTTAGTAAAATGTAACTGTATATATTTCCGTGAatttataagctgatcttggcctgacataaaacttagtattttaatcagaagtatggttcTTCCATGAAGTGAGGGGGGAGGGGcttttgccccaaatgccccatcctgaatCCGCCATTGGTACTAGCTATGTACTTACACTTATGTATATGATGAGTGTGGATGACATGATCATTACAGGATATAAAGGGAGTATAATAACATTATCTCCACAATATTTATATATACCAGATGGAAGCCAGGATATAGTGCGATGCCAGAACAGAAGTGATGATGGTGAAACCTTCTACTCATATATTATCACAGCAGTGTGGTATCGTTATATGATGATGGAACGAATGTCTTCATTAATAGCACTGGGTCAGTTTATTCCAGACTACACACACTAAGTTTTGATCCATTATTACCAAAAGATGAAGGACAATATTGCTGCTGTACACATGGTGACTACTGTAGTAGAGCAACTAATGTAACAAAATCAAGTAAGTTTTGCAACTAGCTACATATCTACTGTACAAACGCATTTAAACTAAGCATCCATGCCACCTTATCTACTGGTTTGATTGAATTATGTCATTTTTAGTACCACCTATCATTCGACCTGTTAATTCATACCACACAGCGGAAGGTGGATCACAAGCAACTTTGGCATGCAGTATTATCAACCAGGGAGTGCCCATTGCACAGTTCAGATGGTTAAGAAATGGAATTGATCTGAATGGAGAAAACATATTTACCAACAACACATTTACTTAAATAGGACTATCCAGTATAACTATGGAAGACATTGGTGACTACACTTGTACAGCTAGGAGTGCGGGATGGCATCATAGTGATACAATTATATTAAATGTATCACCAAAATTAGCAGGTACTGTACTTTgagtgtgtcactgtgtgtgcaACATTGCAACATTCATAAAGTGTTGCATAGCTATGTATCTTACTGTAAATTACAAGAACTTGTGTGTCTACAGTTGTAAAGAAGACATGTAATTATACACTACAGTTTGTTTCGTATCCTGTGTACCAAATATACATGTATTCATGTGCATATTTTCAATTCTATTGCATGGAAATGCAATAATTTACCAACTATATAATAGCCacaaatacactgtacagtatttTTTTGAAAATCCAGTACACAAAAGTTTCAGTATAGTTGCACAATTCCATGATGGTACACAAATTCTATGAATGTATCAGTGCATGTTGACAGTAGTTATGTatgtattaattaattaatgattCAGCAAATTCCAATGAGAGCCACAAATGGTTTCCTGTTGACCAGTGATGGACCACCACTGTCACCAATGTTGTCATTTTAACGAAAACATAATTTCCCCAACAAAACCACTACATCCTATATTGTAAACACCCTTAAGTTTAGTTTTGAAGCTTTCCTTGTATTCTCAGAATTTGCCATTATGTAGAAGTAAAAAAAACTGTACAGTATCTATATTTAAAAGTACAGACATGTACTGTAtggctacagtacatgtacagtacttaaCTCCATCATGTCATCTTAGGCACTGAAAATGTTGATGATGATTGGACAAGTGGAGGAGTGGTACGACTTATCTTTGAATCACCTTACCAAAGTGTTAAGTTATACTGCTTAATATAGCTACCTACATACCGTGTGTTCATTTTACAGAATTATCTGACACAATATCTGTTAAGATATGTGCAAGATAATTATGACCAAAGTGCCACAGTGACAGCTAATCAGATTGAATGTATTAACATATCAACAGCAATATTTAAACTACAATTCACTGGTCTTGTAGCAAATGACACATTGCAGCAACTCCAAAATGATATAAGCAGTAGTGTTCAAGGATTAAACATTGGAATTGGTGTTTTG
This region includes:
- the LOC136262809 gene encoding follistatin-related protein 5-like isoform X1; this encodes MDGSQDIVRCQNRSDDGETFYSYIITAVWYRYMMMERMSSLIALDEGQYCCCTHGDYCSRATNVTKSIPPIIRPVNSYHTAEGGSQATLACSIINQGVPIAQFRWLRNGIDLNGENIFTNNTFT
- the LOC136262809 gene encoding uncharacterized protein isoform X2 → MDGSQDIVRCQNRSDDGETFYSYIITAVWYRYMMMERMSSLIALDEGQYCCCTHGDYCSRATNVTKSTEGGSQATLACSIINQGVPIAQFRWLRNGIDLNGENIFTNNTFT